The following proteins are encoded in a genomic region of Acidimicrobiales bacterium:
- a CDS encoding GNAT family N-acetyltransferase → MPFRIDAVPAEATHDLRRQVLRGDRADSNVVFPEDLVDGAFHLAAFDDDVMVGVASFLPERTPFRPGAVAWRLRGMAVDESVQGRGAGTALLDEAVARLRGLGAEVVWANGRDTALRFYERHGWQVVGDGFVTGEVHLPHHVVVYDVPST, encoded by the coding sequence ATGCCGTTCCGCATCGACGCCGTACCCGCCGAGGCAACCCACGACCTGCGCAGGCAAGTGCTGCGCGGGGACAGGGCTGACTCCAACGTCGTCTTCCCGGAGGACTTAGTCGACGGCGCCTTCCACTTGGCCGCCTTCGACGACGACGTGATGGTGGGCGTGGCCTCGTTCTTGCCGGAGCGCACCCCGTTCCGGCCGGGCGCGGTGGCGTGGCGCCTGCGGGGCATGGCCGTCGACGAGTCGGTACAAGGACGGGGCGCGGGAACGGCGTTGCTCGACGAGGCCGTGGCGCGCCTGCGTGGCCTGGGCGCCGAGGTGGTGTGGGCCAACGGCCGCGACACCGCGCTCCGGTTCTACGAACGCCACGGCTGGCAGGTGGTGGGCGACGGCTTCGTCACCGGCGAAGTGCACCTGCCCCACCACGTCGTCGTCTACGACGTCCCGAGTACGTAG
- a CDS encoding PHP domain-containing protein, with the protein MEPVEALDRIAYLLERSREPTYRVRAFRGAADAIRDLSRADVEALAAAGKLRSLSGVGEKTERVIVQALAGDVPSYLARLEEHSPDPAEGIGAALRAALRGDCHTHSDWSDGGSPIEVMAEAARDLGHEYVVLTDHSPRLTIANGLSEDRLRRQLDVIDELNEKLAPFRILAGIEVDILEDGSLDQSPELLDRLDVVVASVHSKLRQEPIGMTYRMVRALENPYVDILGHCTGRIVVGRGRPESTFDADAVFTVAAAYDKAVEVNCRPERLDPPRRLLSQAVEVGCRFSIDTDAHAPGQLEWQPFGCDRAAECGVTEDRVVNTLPADELVAWTQSHRAG; encoded by the coding sequence TTGGAACCCGTCGAAGCCCTCGACCGCATCGCCTATCTGCTCGAACGATCGCGAGAGCCGACCTATCGCGTGCGGGCCTTCCGTGGCGCGGCCGACGCCATCCGTGACCTCTCCCGGGCCGACGTCGAAGCCTTGGCGGCGGCGGGGAAGTTGCGGTCGTTGTCGGGGGTGGGGGAGAAGACCGAACGGGTCATCGTGCAGGCCTTGGCGGGGGACGTACCGAGTTACCTGGCCCGCCTGGAGGAGCACAGCCCCGACCCGGCCGAAGGCATCGGCGCCGCCCTGCGGGCCGCCCTGCGAGGCGACTGCCACACACATTCGGACTGGTCCGACGGGGGCAGCCCCATCGAGGTGATGGCCGAGGCCGCTCGCGACCTGGGCCACGAGTACGTGGTGCTGACCGACCACTCGCCCCGGCTGACCATCGCCAACGGGTTGTCGGAGGACCGCCTACGACGACAGCTCGACGTCATCGACGAGCTCAACGAGAAGCTGGCGCCGTTCCGCATCCTCGCCGGCATCGAGGTCGACATTCTCGAGGACGGCAGCCTTGACCAGTCACCGGAACTGCTCGACCGCCTCGACGTGGTGGTGGCCTCCGTCCACTCCAAGCTGCGCCAGGAACCCATCGGCATGACGTACCGGATGGTGCGGGCGCTGGAGAACCCCTACGTCGACATCCTCGGCCACTGCACCGGGCGCATCGTCGTCGGCCGGGGGCGGCCGGAGTCGACCTTCGACGCCGATGCCGTCTTCACGGTGGCCGCCGCCTACGACAAGGCCGTCGAGGTCAACTGCCGGCCCGAGCGCCTCGATCCGCCGCGGCGGCTGCTCTCACAGGCGGTCGAGGTCGGGTGCCGGTTCTCCATCGACACCGATGCCCACGCGCCTGGCCAGTTGGAATGGCAGCCGTTCGGCTGTGACCGGGCCGCCGAATGCGGGGTGACCGAGGATCGGGTGGTCAACACACTCCCGGCCGACGAGCTCGTGGCCTGGACCCAGTCACACCGCGCCGGCTAG
- a CDS encoding AMP-binding protein: protein MHPGTHAATQPDKPAYVMAGSGDVVTYRQLDEGANRLAQVLWDRGLRPGDSICICMENNATFIETLWAGHRSGLYYTAASSRLTPNELAYIVGDCGAKALLTSYEKRELAASVLPEVDVDTRLMVGGTVDGFESYEDVVGTASSDPLAEQPEGRDMLYSSGTTGRPKGVKTPLPGRPVGGPTAVTLLGMGLYGFEADMTYLSPAPLYHAAPLRFTMAVTQAGGTAIVMEHFDPVEFLELVERHRVTHVQVVPTMFVRLLKLPEEVRSRYDVSSLRYVIHAAAPCPAPVKEQMIDWFGPVIYEYYAATEGNGFVACNSEEWVAHRGTVGKPLIGIVHIADDEGNELPPGQSGTVWFEGATDFEYHNDPEKTRQSRNEQGWSTVGDVGYVDDDGYLYLTDRKAYMIITGGVNVYPQEAENVLVTHPKVMDAAVFGVPNEDFGEEVKAVVQPVDMADAGPELERELIAYCRSQLADVKCPRSIDFEAELPRHPTGKLYKRLLKDRYWAAAGR from the coding sequence ATGCACCCCGGAACCCATGCCGCCACGCAGCCCGACAAGCCCGCATACGTCATGGCCGGCAGCGGTGACGTCGTCACCTACCGGCAGCTCGACGAAGGCGCCAACCGGCTGGCGCAGGTGCTCTGGGACCGGGGCCTGCGCCCCGGCGACAGCATCTGCATCTGCATGGAGAACAACGCCACGTTCATCGAGACGCTGTGGGCCGGACACCGCTCGGGCCTCTACTACACAGCGGCCAGCAGCCGCCTGACGCCGAACGAGCTGGCCTACATCGTCGGCGACTGTGGGGCCAAGGCACTGCTCACGTCGTACGAGAAGCGGGAACTGGCGGCGTCAGTGCTCCCCGAGGTCGACGTCGACACCCGCCTCATGGTGGGCGGCACCGTCGACGGGTTCGAGTCGTACGAAGACGTCGTGGGCACGGCGTCGTCGGACCCGCTGGCTGAGCAACCCGAGGGCCGCGACATGCTCTATTCGTCGGGCACCACGGGGCGGCCCAAGGGCGTGAAGACGCCGCTCCCCGGTCGCCCTGTAGGCGGGCCGACCGCCGTCACCCTGCTCGGCATGGGCCTGTACGGCTTCGAGGCCGACATGACCTACCTGTCGCCCGCGCCGCTGTACCACGCCGCGCCGCTGCGCTTCACAATGGCGGTCACCCAGGCCGGAGGCACGGCGATCGTCATGGAGCACTTCGACCCGGTCGAGTTCCTCGAGCTTGTCGAGCGCCATCGGGTCACCCACGTCCAGGTGGTGCCGACCATGTTCGTGCGGCTGCTCAAGCTGCCCGAAGAGGTGCGGTCCCGTTACGACGTGTCGTCGCTGCGCTACGTCATCCACGCTGCCGCCCCGTGCCCCGCACCGGTGAAGGAACAGATGATCGACTGGTTCGGGCCGGTCATCTACGAGTACTACGCGGCCACCGAGGGCAACGGCTTCGTGGCCTGCAACTCCGAGGAATGGGTCGCTCACCGCGGCACCGTGGGCAAGCCGCTCATCGGGATCGTGCACATCGCCGACGACGAAGGCAACGAACTGCCGCCCGGCCAGTCGGGCACCGTGTGGTTCGAAGGGGCGACCGATTTCGAGTACCACAACGACCCCGAGAAGACCCGTCAGTCGCGCAACGAACAGGGCTGGTCGACGGTGGGCGACGTCGGTTACGTCGACGACGACGGCTACCTCTACCTCACCGACCGCAAGGCGTACATGATCATCACCGGCGGCGTGAACGTGTATCCGCAGGAAGCCGAGAACGTGTTGGTCACGCACCCCAAGGTGATGGACGCCGCCGTGTTCGGGGTGCCCAACGAGGACTTCGGTGAAGAGGTCAAGGCCGTGGTGCAGCCCGTCGACATGGCCGACGCAGGCCCCGAGCTCGAGCGGGAGCTCATCGCCTACTGCCGCTCGCAACTGGCCGACGTGAAGTGCCCGCGCTCGATCGACTTCGAGGCGGAGCTCCCCCGCCACCCCACCGGCAAGCTCTACAAGCGCTTGCTCAAGGACCGCTACTGGGCCGCCGCCGGCCGCTGA
- a CDS encoding gamma-glutamyltransferase — MYAPFVTTYAPRGMVCAVDHLAAAAGVEVLRHGGSAADAAIATNAVLAVTTQHMCGMGGDLFALVHDGRGDPAALVASGRAGSGADPERLRAEGHTAMPARGDIRSVPVPGCVDGWLALHERFGRLALRDVLAPARAYAMDGFPASATLPAAVALLPDPADYAHVRRPGEMVRRPGVARALDAIVEHGRDGFYGGAFGEGLLALGDGEYSADDLVRSPAEWRRPLTLDAWGHRLWTVPPPSQGYLNLAGSWIAEGLPLPADPDDPQWAHLLIEAARQAGYDRLDVLFEHADGHALLAEERLRPRRAAVDPERAAVLGDPYQRGGTIYLCAVDSDRMGVSLIQSNANGWGSHLYEPNTGIFLQNRGIGFSLTPGHPAEYGPGRRPPHTLSPALATHPADDTLTAVVGSMGGDAQPQVILQLLARWLHAGQSPGDVVAAGRWVLGMGFDTWDAGGDVTVHVEGHAPPWDDDLRRRGHRVIRDEPFGHGFGHAHMITVGDDRLAGASDPRARGGAATGW, encoded by the coding sequence GTGTACGCACCTTTCGTCACCACCTACGCCCCGCGGGGCATGGTGTGCGCCGTCGACCACTTGGCGGCGGCCGCAGGGGTCGAGGTGCTGCGCCACGGCGGCTCGGCGGCCGACGCTGCCATCGCCACCAACGCCGTCCTGGCCGTCACCACCCAGCACATGTGCGGCATGGGCGGCGACCTCTTCGCCCTGGTGCACGACGGCCGCGGTGACCCCGCCGCGCTCGTCGCCTCGGGCCGAGCCGGGTCGGGCGCCGACCCCGAACGGCTGCGCGCCGAAGGCCACACGGCCATGCCGGCTCGCGGCGACATCCGCAGCGTGCCCGTCCCCGGGTGCGTGGACGGCTGGCTGGCCCTGCACGAGCGCTTCGGCCGCCTCGCCCTTCGCGACGTGCTCGCCCCCGCTCGGGCCTACGCGATGGACGGCTTCCCGGCCAGTGCCACCTTGCCCGCAGCCGTTGCCCTCCTGCCCGACCCGGCCGACTACGCCCATGTCCGCCGACCGGGCGAGATGGTGCGCAGGCCGGGCGTGGCCCGCGCCCTCGACGCCATCGTCGAGCACGGCCGCGACGGCTTCTACGGCGGGGCCTTCGGCGAGGGCCTGCTCGCTCTAGGCGACGGCGAGTACAGCGCCGACGACCTCGTCCGCTCACCAGCCGAATGGCGTCGGCCCCTCACCCTCGACGCGTGGGGCCACCGCCTCTGGACGGTCCCGCCCCCGTCGCAGGGCTACCTCAACCTGGCGGGCTCGTGGATCGCCGAGGGGCTCCCCCTACCCGCCGACCCCGACGACCCGCAGTGGGCGCACCTGTTGATCGAGGCCGCCCGCCAAGCGGGCTACGACCGCCTCGACGTGCTTTTCGAACACGCCGACGGCCATGCCCTGTTGGCCGAGGAGCGGCTCCGCCCCCGGCGCGCCGCCGTCGACCCCGAACGCGCCGCCGTGCTCGGCGACCCCTACCAACGGGGCGGCACCATCTACCTGTGCGCCGTCGACAGCGACCGCATGGGGGTGTCGCTCATCCAGTCGAACGCCAACGGCTGGGGTTCGCACCTCTACGAACCCAACACCGGGATCTTCCTGCAGAACCGCGGCATCGGGTTCTCGCTCACGCCGGGGCATCCCGCCGAGTACGGCCCCGGCCGCCGCCCGCCCCACACGCTCAGCCCCGCACTGGCCACCCACCCGGCCGACGACACCCTCACCGCCGTCGTCGGCTCCATGGGCGGCGACGCCCAGCCCCAGGTCATCCTCCAGCTCCTGGCCCGGTGGCTCCACGCGGGCCAGTCTCCCGGCGACGTCGTCGCCGCCGGACGTTGGGTGCTCGGCATGGGCTTCGACACGTGGGACGCAGGCGGCGACGTCACCGTGCACGTCGAGGGCCACGCACCGCCGTGGGACGACGACCTGCGCCGGCGCGGCCACAGGGTCATAAGGGACGAACCGTTCGGGCACGGTTTCGGCCACGCGCACATGATCACGGTGGGCGACGACCGCTTGGCCGGCGCGTCCGACCCTCGCGCCCGGGGCGGTGCAGCCACGGGCTGGTAA
- a CDS encoding protein kinase, whose protein sequence is METTSTTAPRLLGGRYRLGPPLGRGGMADVFEAVDERLGRPVAVKMLRRPLLRNPDVRARFEQEARSAARLSHPNVVAIFDTGEDDGLPYLVMERLPGETLADRLGGPQEPEWVVRVAGDVLGALAAAHAAGVVHRDVKPGNILLGADGCAKVADFGIAKSAEAATGNDTTATGMLLGTPAYLAPERIDSQPATPQSDLYSLGIVLYEALAGRKPFEADTPLAVASAIRHAEPPALSSLRPDLDPALVAAVERAMDREPADRFSDAAEMADALGAGLAAEGVGMDATTMMATGDATTVVPVAPAAAGVRHRQSRNPVVSPTMLLGAAAVVLFILFLAMAAGRNGDDGGVDRGSLAGRIRDLAERVKVGDGPKGPELSQRLGQVASDVDAGGGSDAANRLLVDVATWHQQRQLFDTAANETIDLLRQIPGAAPPTVATTPPTTAAPVVVPPPADNTDKDDDQGEKKGRGKGND, encoded by the coding sequence GTGGAGACCACGTCGACAACTGCGCCGCGGCTGCTGGGGGGCCGTTACCGCTTGGGCCCGCCGCTCGGCCGGGGCGGGATGGCCGACGTGTTCGAGGCCGTCGACGAACGCCTGGGTCGGCCGGTGGCCGTCAAGATGCTGCGCCGCCCGCTGCTGCGCAACCCCGACGTGCGGGCCCGCTTCGAGCAGGAAGCCCGCTCCGCCGCCCGCCTCTCGCACCCCAACGTCGTCGCCATCTTCGACACCGGCGAGGACGACGGCCTGCCCTACCTGGTGATGGAGCGGTTGCCGGGCGAGACCCTGGCCGACCGCTTGGGGGGGCCACAGGAGCCCGAGTGGGTGGTGCGGGTGGCGGGCGACGTGCTCGGCGCGCTGGCCGCGGCCCACGCCGCAGGGGTCGTGCACCGTGACGTCAAGCCCGGGAACATCCTCCTCGGCGCCGACGGCTGCGCCAAGGTGGCCGACTTCGGCATCGCCAAGAGCGCAGAGGCGGCGACGGGCAACGACACCACGGCGACCGGCATGTTGCTCGGCACCCCGGCCTACCTGGCGCCCGAACGCATCGACAGCCAGCCGGCCACGCCGCAGTCCGACCTCTACTCGTTGGGAATCGTGCTCTACGAGGCGCTGGCCGGCCGCAAGCCGTTCGAGGCCGACACGCCCCTCGCCGTCGCCAGCGCCATCCGCCACGCCGAGCCCCCCGCCCTCTCGTCCCTACGACCCGACCTCGACCCTGCCTTGGTGGCCGCCGTGGAACGGGCCATGGACAGGGAGCCCGCCGACCGGTTCAGCGACGCCGCCGAGATGGCCGACGCGTTGGGAGCGGGCTTGGCCGCCGAGGGCGTCGGCATGGACGCCACGACCATGATGGCCACGGGCGACGCCACCACGGTGGTGCCGGTTGCCCCCGCCGCCGCGGGGGTCCGCCATCGCCAGTCGCGCAACCCCGTCGTGTCGCCCACCATGCTCCTGGGCGCGGCAGCGGTGGTGCTGTTCATCCTGTTCCTCGCCATGGCCGCGGGCCGCAACGGCGACGACGGCGGCGTCGACCGCGGGTCGCTGGCGGGACGCATCCGCGACCTGGCCGAACGCGTGAAGGTGGGCGACGGGCCCAAGGGACCGGAACTGAGCCAGCGGCTCGGCCAGGTGGCGAGCGATGTCGACGCGGGGGGCGGCTCCGACGCTGCCAACCGGTTGCTCGTCGATGTGGCCACGTGGCACCAACAGCGCCAGCTCTTTGACACCGCGGCCAACGAGACCATCGACCTGCTGCGTCAGATCCCCGGCGCGGCGCCGCCCACGGTCGCCACGACGCCGCCCACCACTGCCGCGCCCGTGGTGGTGCCGCCGCCCGCAGACAACACCGACAAGGACGACGACCAAGGTGAGAAGAAGGGCAGGGGCAAGGGCAACGATTAG
- a CDS encoding EAL domain-containing protein has protein sequence MSRALLDALPAHTAVLDHTGGVLAVNRAWVRFADEHPDDPWRPPVGADYLAACEEAARAGSVQAPLVADGVRAVLTGRTRAFHLDFAETIADDELWFSFRVSPLDTDGNGGALVSYTDITSRKRAETQLAHQALHDPLTGLPNRTLFLDRLSLSLARLDRRSTTVAVLFLDLDRFKIVNDSMGHEVGDQLITAMAGRLRGVLRPGDTAARFGGDEFTVLCEEIAEPQDAIAIADRIIAAVAKPFQMEDAEAYLSSSVGIALATSSADQPEALVRDADAAMYQAKQRGKARWVLFDDEMRAGAVARLEIENALHRALERNEFTVHYQRIVEPLSGRVVGAEALARWQNESLGSMAPDVWLPLAEEIGLIVPIGAWVLAEACRQLATWRAEGVADDSFYMAVNLSARQLAQPDLDGMVRRTLDAARLSGRDLCLEVTEGALLVDVEHAGGRLQELRDFGVRVALDDFGTGYSSLAHLRHFPIDFLKIDHTFVHDLDREGAPAAVVSAVVELAHALGLRAVAEGVETDLQRKLVEAMGCDAAQGSAYGSPTPAESFWSGNPAL, from the coding sequence ATGAGTCGGGCGCTGCTCGACGCATTGCCGGCACATACGGCGGTGCTCGACCACACCGGCGGCGTGTTGGCAGTGAACCGGGCATGGGTGCGTTTCGCCGACGAGCACCCCGACGATCCTTGGCGCCCGCCGGTCGGTGCCGACTACCTGGCCGCGTGCGAGGAGGCCGCCCGGGCGGGCTCGGTGCAGGCCCCGCTGGTGGCTGACGGCGTGCGTGCCGTGCTGACCGGCCGCACCCGCGCCTTCCACCTCGACTTCGCCGAGACGATCGCCGACGACGAACTGTGGTTCAGCTTCCGGGTGAGCCCGCTCGACACCGACGGCAACGGCGGCGCCCTCGTCTCCTATACCGACATCACCAGCCGCAAGCGGGCTGAGACGCAGTTGGCGCACCAGGCCCTGCACGACCCGCTGACCGGGCTGCCCAATCGCACGTTGTTCCTCGACCGGCTGAGCCTGTCGTTGGCCCGGCTGGACCGGCGCTCGACCACCGTCGCCGTGCTCTTCCTCGACCTCGACCGCTTCAAGATCGTCAACGACAGCATGGGCCACGAGGTGGGCGACCAGCTCATCACCGCCATGGCCGGCCGCCTGCGCGGCGTACTGCGCCCCGGCGACACCGCAGCGCGTTTCGGCGGCGACGAGTTCACCGTGTTGTGCGAGGAGATAGCCGAGCCCCAGGACGCCATCGCCATCGCCGACCGCATCATCGCCGCGGTGGCCAAGCCCTTTCAGATGGAGGACGCCGAGGCCTACCTCAGCAGCAGCGTCGGCATCGCCTTGGCCACGAGCTCGGCCGACCAGCCCGAGGCCTTGGTGCGCGATGCCGATGCCGCCATGTACCAGGCCAAGCAGCGGGGCAAGGCCCGCTGGGTGCTGTTCGACGACGAGATGCGGGCCGGGGCGGTAGCCCGCCTGGAGATCGAGAACGCCCTGCACCGGGCGCTGGAGCGCAACGAGTTCACCGTGCACTACCAGCGCATCGTCGAGCCCCTGTCAGGACGGGTGGTCGGGGCCGAAGCCCTGGCCCGATGGCAGAACGAGTCGCTCGGGTCGATGGCCCCCGATGTGTGGTTGCCGCTGGCCGAGGAGATCGGGCTCATCGTGCCCATCGGCGCGTGGGTGCTGGCCGAGGCGTGCCGCCAACTCGCCACCTGGCGGGCCGAGGGCGTGGCCGACGACAGCTTCTACATGGCCGTGAACCTGTCGGCTCGCCAACTGGCCCAGCCCGACCTCGACGGCATGGTGCGCCGCACGCTCGATGCCGCTCGGTTGTCGGGCCGCGACCTGTGCCTCGAAGTGACGGAAGGCGCGCTGCTGGTCGACGTCGAGCACGCGGGCGGTCGCCTGCAGGAGCTACGCGACTTCGGCGTGCGGGTCGCCCTCGACGACTTCGGGACGGGCTATTCCTCGCTCGCCCACCTGCGCCACTTCCCCATCGACTTCCTGAAGATCGACCACACCTTCGTGCACGACCTCGATCGGGAAGGCGCACCGGCCGCCGTCGTGTCCGCCGTGGTCGAACTGGCCCACGCCCTGGGGTTGCGGGCAGTGGCCGAAGGCGTCGAGACCGACTTGCAGCGCAAGCTGGTGGAGGCCATGGGCTGCGACGCCGCCCAGGGCTCCGCCTACGGCTCGCCGACCCCCGCCGAGTCGTTCTGGTCCGGGAATCCCGCGCTCTGA
- a CDS encoding GGDEF domain-containing protein: MNRPAESELVPLADRLLVLTVVRLVMAAVVVGGGHAAATTATYVAVAVGAELARRTARVRGIAVVNVMLLVDGIWLATALADAPSLWFLLHLHVVAVTLLLSYRTGLKIVAWHTLLQFAAGVLGVAVDPVQSLGVWLVALGTAAFSSVSERELRRGKAELRAHAELAAELEETRNADEVASLLLAHAVRFFGFARGAVVLGPRCRVRTGDVETVLEGPDGSPLGVLGRTWETRVPALVHVLGDDDGLLDAALPFATNLVVVPMVAGGAPVGALVLEQGGGRRVRMRGRVVAAVAKLAAHAALALRNAALLDEVGRLAHVDALTGLSNRRAFEEALDREVARAARSGEAVSLAMFDIDHFKAVNDTLGHQGGDAVLRAVAAALADACRDADLPARYGGEEFAVLLPACGAGEAYRVAERLRAAVAATVDVTMSAGVAALPAHATSADELLRTADDALYAAKRTGRDRTVRARARSSRHAVPHRRRTRRGNPRPAQASAARGQG; the protein is encoded by the coding sequence ATGAACCGGCCCGCCGAGTCCGAGCTCGTCCCCCTGGCCGATCGCCTGCTCGTGCTCACCGTCGTGCGCCTGGTGATGGCCGCCGTGGTCGTCGGCGGCGGCCATGCGGCTGCCACCACGGCGACCTACGTGGCCGTGGCCGTCGGCGCCGAGTTGGCGAGGCGCACCGCTCGCGTCCGAGGCATCGCCGTGGTCAACGTCATGCTCCTGGTCGACGGCATCTGGCTGGCCACCGCGCTGGCCGACGCGCCGAGCCTGTGGTTCCTGCTGCACCTCCACGTGGTGGCCGTGACCCTCCTGTTGTCGTATCGCACCGGGCTGAAGATCGTGGCCTGGCACACGCTCCTGCAGTTCGCCGCAGGCGTCCTCGGCGTGGCCGTCGACCCCGTGCAGTCGCTGGGCGTGTGGCTGGTGGCCTTGGGCACCGCGGCGTTCTCCTCGGTCAGCGAGCGGGAGTTGCGTCGGGGCAAGGCCGAGCTACGGGCGCATGCCGAGCTGGCCGCCGAGTTGGAGGAGACGCGCAACGCCGACGAAGTGGCATCGCTGTTGCTGGCGCACGCCGTGCGCTTCTTCGGCTTCGCCCGCGGTGCGGTCGTGCTCGGGCCGCGCTGCCGGGTGCGCACGGGCGACGTGGAGACGGTGCTGGAGGGACCGGACGGGTCGCCGCTCGGCGTGCTCGGCCGCACATGGGAAACCCGGGTGCCCGCCTTGGTACACGTCTTGGGTGACGACGACGGGCTGCTGGATGCCGCCTTGCCGTTCGCCACCAACCTCGTCGTGGTGCCGATGGTGGCCGGTGGTGCCCCCGTCGGCGCCTTGGTACTCGAGCAGGGCGGCGGTCGCCGCGTCCGCATGCGGGGCCGGGTGGTCGCCGCGGTGGCGAAGCTGGCCGCCCACGCCGCGCTGGCGTTGCGCAACGCCGCCCTGCTCGACGAGGTGGGCCGCTTGGCGCACGTGGACGCGCTGACCGGGCTGTCGAACCGCCGGGCCTTCGAGGAGGCGCTGGACCGGGAGGTCGCCAGGGCCGCGCGCAGCGGCGAGGCCGTCAGCTTGGCCATGTTCGACATCGACCACTTCAAGGCCGTCAACGACACGTTGGGCCACCAAGGGGGCGACGCCGTGCTGCGCGCCGTGGCCGCGGCCCTGGCTGACGCCTGCCGCGATGCCGACCTGCCTGCTCGTTACGGTGGCGAGGAGTTCGCCGTGCTGTTGCCCGCGTGCGGTGCCGGTGAGGCGTATCGGGTGGCCGAGCGCCTGCGGGCGGCGGTGGCGGCCACCGTCGACGTCACCATGAGCGCCGGTGTGGCTGCGCTGCCCGCCCACGCCACCTCCGCCGACGAGTTGTTGCGCACGGCCGACGACGCCCTCTACGCCGCCAAGCGGACGGGCCGTGACCGGACGGTGCGCGCCCGTGCGCGATCGTCTCGGCATGCCGTTCCGCATCGACGCCGTACCCGCCGAGGCAACCCACGACCTGCGCAGGCAAGTGCTGCGCGGGGACAGGGCTGA
- a CDS encoding transglutaminase-like domain-containing protein: protein MDPAARFQRLVQGSESGVRLDEGALLIAAHAHPGLDVDAEVARIDALAAACPAPTFEALRTHLFGTLGFRGNVEDYGDPRNSYLNDVLDRRVGLPITLSVLVLEVGRRLGVPFVGIGLPGHFVVRHEAVPRVLLDPFEGGRLLTPEDCAERVASIYGDAVAFTPDMLQPVGTRAILARMLANLKQRFALTGDVMGAEWALRLRTAIPEVDTRELGELAGAQAAIGHFRAAAETLEDMATQLPEDAAAKAVARARRLRARLN from the coding sequence ATGGACCCCGCGGCCCGTTTCCAACGGCTGGTGCAGGGCTCCGAATCGGGGGTGCGGCTTGACGAGGGCGCGTTGCTCATCGCCGCCCACGCGCATCCAGGCCTCGACGTCGATGCCGAGGTGGCGCGCATCGATGCCTTGGCGGCGGCCTGTCCGGCGCCCACGTTCGAGGCGCTGCGCACGCATTTGTTCGGCACCCTCGGGTTCCGGGGCAACGTCGAGGACTACGGCGACCCGCGCAACTCGTACCTCAACGACGTGCTCGACCGTCGGGTGGGCCTGCCCATCACCTTGTCGGTGCTCGTGCTCGAGGTAGGACGGCGGCTGGGCGTGCCGTTCGTCGGCATCGGGCTGCCGGGCCACTTCGTGGTGCGCCACGAGGCGGTGCCCCGAGTGCTGCTCGACCCGTTCGAAGGCGGGCGCCTCCTCACGCCGGAGGACTGCGCCGAGCGGGTGGCGTCGATCTACGGCGACGCCGTGGCGTTCACGCCCGACATGCTGCAACCGGTCGGCACCCGCGCCATCCTGGCCCGCATGCTGGCCAACCTGAAGCAACGCTTCGCCCTGACCGGCGACGTGATGGGCGCCGAGTGGGCGCTGCGGCTGCGCACAGCCATCCCCGAGGTCGACACCCGGGAACTGGGGGAACTGGCCGGTGCGCAGGCGGCCATCGGCCACTTCCGGGCCGCGGCCGAGACGTTGGAGGACATGGCCACCCAACTGCCCGAGGACGCCGCCGCCAAGGCCGTCGCCCGCGCCCGCCGCCTCCGCGCCCGCCTCAACTGA